One genomic region from Chthonomonas calidirosea T49 encodes:
- the steA gene encoding putative cytokinetic ring protein SteA: MDTIRNAQITDQSKAFDEKPSLAYARVLKDRRTKNLIPRLRPGDIAFIAHQDLDAVAARALVEKRVSAVVNAAASISGRYPNRGPLILMQAGIPLLDSVGEEAFLLAPDGSQATLMGDSLRFQSGLCLQGKRLTLELVEQQMEAARANLDRELTLFAKNTLAYIEREKGLLAAPIEVPPLKTRFADRHVLIVVRGEGYKQDLALLLERGYLHDARPVLLAVDGGADALLEVHLRPDVILGDMDSVSDEALKCGAELVVHGYAREDGRGAPGLERIKKLGLQAHVFHMAGTSEDAAMLLADELGARLIVAVGTHFSLEEFLDKGRRGMSSTFLTRLRIGSKLVDAKGIGRLLETQPHQLFRAFALILLAASTPILAMLFISGAGKALLRFLALLWHYHFR; this comes from the coding sequence ATGGATACCATTCGCAACGCGCAGATAACCGATCAAAGTAAAGCTTTTGATGAAAAGCCCTCTTTAGCCTATGCGCGGGTTTTAAAGGATCGGCGCACAAAGAACCTTATTCCTCGGCTACGCCCTGGTGATATCGCTTTTATCGCTCATCAAGACTTGGATGCCGTAGCGGCGCGTGCTCTCGTGGAAAAGCGCGTCTCCGCCGTTGTCAACGCCGCTGCCTCTATCTCTGGACGCTACCCAAACCGAGGCCCCCTCATCCTTATGCAAGCCGGCATCCCTCTCCTCGACTCGGTGGGTGAAGAGGCTTTTCTGCTCGCACCAGACGGAAGCCAAGCCACGCTAATGGGCGATAGCCTGCGATTTCAGAGCGGCCTCTGCCTGCAAGGGAAACGTCTCACGCTTGAACTCGTAGAACAACAGATGGAGGCCGCTCGCGCTAATCTCGATCGGGAGCTAACACTTTTTGCCAAAAACACATTGGCCTACATCGAGCGCGAGAAGGGACTGCTGGCCGCTCCCATCGAAGTGCCTCCCCTAAAAACCCGCTTTGCCGATCGTCACGTGCTCATCGTGGTGCGGGGTGAGGGCTACAAACAGGATTTGGCGCTTTTGTTGGAACGCGGTTACCTCCATGATGCCCGACCGGTGCTGCTGGCCGTAGACGGCGGCGCCGATGCGCTTTTGGAGGTTCACCTTCGCCCCGATGTCATTCTGGGCGATATGGATAGCGTAAGCGATGAGGCACTTAAATGCGGGGCAGAACTGGTGGTGCATGGCTATGCAAGGGAAGATGGCCGCGGCGCGCCAGGGCTGGAGAGAATCAAAAAACTGGGTCTACAGGCCCATGTCTTTCATATGGCGGGCACGAGTGAGGATGCCGCCATGCTGCTGGCCGATGAGCTTGGTGCCCGTCTCATTGTAGCCGTCGGAACCCACTTCTCCTTAGAAGAGTTTCTCGATAAAGGGCGGCGCGGCATGTCCAGCACCTTCCTCACCCGCCTTCGCATCGGTTCCAAACTTGTGGATGCCAAAGGAATAGGGCGCCTTCTGGAAACGCAACCGCATCAACTGTTCCGAGCCTTCGCCCTCATCCTCCTTGCAGCATCTACCCCCATCCTCGCCATGCTCTTCATCTCTGGCGCCGGCAAGGCCCTGCTGCGTTTCCTCGCCCTACTTTGGCACTATCACTTTCGCTAA
- a CDS encoding copper transporter, with amino-acid sequence MGPGFKYHVITISAIFLALTVGLVVGSLTVSPRLVRTFSGALHNLNITVQQDLAAKRQQVANYQKFLDKVMPSLVQKDLQGQDVTLIQVGDYSDPIPAIQTVVSQAGGEVVNVITLQHILSDDGSLLDQKLSELHSDHPNLPTSRVKLLNLLATTLVKGENPSDPLLGPLQDAGLISFHSSYPLQPVCRRFVLLAGSHADATSRVTNVDAPLIAALQHLGATVVMCEPQNASVSDVPVYHTLGLQVPTIDDVDDSIGLYSLVLALQGGVSGDFGVKPTAKDLIPTPSSS; translated from the coding sequence GTGGGACCCGGATTTAAATATCACGTTATTACCATCTCGGCAATCTTCCTCGCGCTCACCGTGGGGCTTGTCGTGGGCAGCCTCACGGTCTCCCCACGTCTTGTTCGCACTTTCAGCGGTGCTCTGCATAACCTCAATATCACCGTGCAACAAGACCTTGCCGCTAAGCGCCAACAGGTGGCCAACTACCAAAAATTTTTGGACAAGGTGATGCCCTCCCTCGTTCAGAAAGACCTTCAAGGCCAAGACGTGACCCTGATACAGGTGGGTGACTACTCCGACCCCATCCCCGCCATCCAAACCGTGGTGAGTCAGGCTGGCGGTGAGGTGGTGAACGTCATCACCCTTCAGCATATCCTGTCGGATGATGGAAGTCTCTTAGATCAAAAGCTCTCCGAACTGCACTCCGATCATCCGAACCTCCCTACCTCCCGCGTCAAACTGTTGAACCTCCTGGCCACCACGCTGGTTAAGGGAGAAAATCCTAGCGATCCGCTTCTCGGCCCTTTGCAAGACGCGGGCCTCATCAGCTTCCACTCTAGCTATCCTCTACAGCCTGTCTGTCGTCGTTTTGTGCTGCTTGCCGGCAGCCATGCCGACGCCACCTCCCGTGTCACCAATGTGGACGCTCCGCTCATTGCCGCTCTTCAGCATCTGGGCGCTACGGTGGTGATGTGCGAACCGCAAAACGCCTCCGTCTCCGACGTGCCCGTCTACCACACGCTCGGACTGCAGGTTCCAACCATTGATGATGTGGACGATAGCATCGGCCTCTATAGCCTCGTTCTGGCCCTGCAGGGAGGAGTGAGCGGCGACTTCGGTGTGAAACCTACCGCCAAAGACCTTATCCCTACGCCAAGCTCCTCGTAA
- a CDS encoding glycosyltransferase family 2 protein — protein sequence MLSVLIPAYNEATRIGQTVLAVKRTLPEAQCLVIDDGSQDATAQRAEEAGADLVLRCPHRGKGAALQAGLRLATGDILLLLDADLEETAAAATALVEPVCRGEADMSIAIFPKTLNGGGFGLVVRLARWGIRKLTGHTFQAPLSGQRALKRELLEQIGGFETGWGAEVGLTVRALRLGARLVEMELPLHHRVTGRRPADVLHRAMQFYAVARILLRLWLTPHHRPEAATRKQGAP from the coding sequence ATGCTCTCCGTTCTCATTCCAGCCTACAATGAAGCGACACGTATAGGGCAAACCGTCCTCGCTGTAAAGCGCACCTTGCCCGAAGCGCAATGCCTGGTGATAGATGACGGCTCCCAAGATGCCACGGCCCAACGCGCCGAAGAGGCCGGTGCTGATCTCGTCTTACGATGCCCTCATCGGGGCAAGGGGGCCGCCCTGCAAGCCGGTTTGCGGCTGGCCACCGGAGATATCTTGCTGTTGTTAGATGCCGATCTGGAGGAGACGGCCGCTGCAGCAACCGCGCTGGTAGAGCCGGTGTGCAGAGGGGAAGCCGATATGTCTATTGCCATCTTCCCTAAAACCCTTAACGGAGGGGGGTTCGGCCTCGTCGTCCGCCTGGCGCGATGGGGTATTCGCAAACTTACCGGGCACACGTTTCAGGCGCCTCTCTCGGGGCAGAGGGCGCTGAAGAGAGAACTTTTAGAGCAGATCGGCGGTTTTGAAACCGGCTGGGGAGCCGAAGTTGGGCTTACCGTGCGCGCCCTGCGGCTCGGAGCGCGCCTCGTGGAGATGGAGCTGCCCCTGCACCACCGCGTTACCGGCCGACGACCCGCCGATGTGCTGCATCGAGCGATGCAGTTCTACGCTGTCGCCCGTATCCTTCTGCGGCTTTGGCTTACCCCTCACCATCGCCCAGAAGCCGCAACGCGCAAACAAGGGGCTCCCTAA
- a CDS encoding UDP-N-acetylmuramyl pentapeptide phosphotransferase/UDP-N-acetylglucosamine-1-phosphate transferase has translation MNTTLLGACLISYLILPWLGEKCLRRWGHLQTNFRGVAIPQSFGVIVLLQTTLLFSLLAKFWPQQQPSLFRWELLCAVFGLLGLVDDLWGTPHFRGLRGHLRALFQDGKLTTGLLKAVGGGLFALGFSYQNFAPHWLRVVFGGLVIALFANAINLLDLRPGRAIAVFLVIALPLLLLTPRPLHHPLLFLMLGAASLWPYDARGRAMLGDVGSNLLGAAAGFACAATLPLSGLVGTLLLLCTFHALTERVSLSKLIEENRVLRFLDRLTGLR, from the coding sequence ATGAACACCACCCTTCTAGGTGCCTGTCTGATCAGCTACCTGATTCTGCCGTGGCTGGGCGAAAAGTGCTTACGACGCTGGGGGCACCTGCAGACCAACTTTCGAGGCGTGGCCATTCCGCAAAGCTTCGGCGTCATCGTTCTCCTTCAAACGACTCTGCTCTTTAGCCTGCTCGCCAAGTTTTGGCCGCAGCAGCAGCCATCGTTGTTTCGGTGGGAACTGCTCTGTGCCGTCTTTGGACTGCTCGGCCTTGTAGATGATCTGTGGGGGACTCCCCACTTTAGAGGGCTCAGAGGGCATTTACGAGCGCTTTTTCAAGACGGAAAACTCACCACTGGCCTCCTGAAAGCTGTGGGAGGCGGCCTGTTCGCCTTGGGGTTCAGCTACCAGAACTTCGCACCACATTGGCTAAGAGTTGTTTTCGGAGGACTTGTCATCGCGCTTTTTGCCAATGCCATCAATCTGCTCGATCTGCGCCCTGGCCGCGCCATTGCCGTCTTTCTGGTCATTGCCCTTCCTCTTCTCCTGCTAACCCCCCGTCCCCTCCATCATCCCCTGCTCTTCCTTATGCTCGGCGCGGCTTCTCTATGGCCTTACGATGCCCGAGGCCGAGCGATGCTCGGCGATGTGGGTAGCAACCTCCTCGGAGCGGCCGCAGGGTTCGCCTGTGCAGCAACCCTCCCATTAAGTGGGCTCGTTGGAACACTGCTTCTGCTTTGCACCTTTCATGCGCTCACCGAGCGCGTCTCCCTCTCGAAACTGATCGAAGAAAATCGCGTTCTGCGTTTCCTCGACCGCCTCACTGGCCTACGCTGA
- a CDS encoding MBL fold metallo-hydrolase, which produces MRVELLGTAAAEGWPGLFCDCGVCAHARVHKGKDVRTRSSLLIDRCLKIDFPPDTFYHTIAYNIELRTLQALLFTHAHDDHFCPTELQYSGVHFVSKLLERPLPVYGPPEVIETLRPMQQKSALPLELHTLCVWKTETIAGYEVTPIRAHHDPTITCFNYVLRDARGTTLLYASDTGWYDEETWSFLLNYKLDAVIAECTKGPIEGDYGGHMSISDVVKMKQWLLENGIIRPDTPIVATHFSHNGGFTHAQLEAALGKAQIVAAYDGYVLSVGQ; this is translated from the coding sequence ATGCGTGTAGAGCTGTTGGGGACGGCGGCTGCGGAAGGGTGGCCTGGCCTCTTTTGCGATTGCGGTGTGTGCGCCCATGCCCGCGTGCACAAAGGGAAAGACGTGCGCACGCGCTCTTCCTTGCTCATAGATAGGTGCCTTAAAATAGATTTTCCACCCGATACCTTCTACCATACGATAGCCTATAACATCGAGCTACGTACATTGCAAGCGCTGCTGTTTACGCACGCTCACGATGACCATTTCTGCCCGACAGAGTTGCAATATAGTGGCGTGCATTTCGTTTCCAAGCTGCTTGAACGCCCTTTACCGGTCTATGGACCGCCAGAAGTTATCGAGACCTTACGGCCTATGCAGCAGAAGTCGGCGCTTCCCCTTGAGCTGCACACGCTCTGTGTTTGGAAAACGGAGACGATCGCAGGCTATGAGGTTACCCCGATTAGAGCTCATCACGATCCGACCATCACCTGTTTCAACTATGTGTTGCGAGATGCGCGGGGCACTACCCTCCTTTATGCCAGCGATACCGGGTGGTACGATGAAGAGACGTGGAGCTTCTTGTTAAACTACAAACTGGATGCCGTTATTGCGGAGTGCACCAAAGGCCCTATTGAGGGAGATTATGGGGGACATATGTCCATTTCCGATGTGGTGAAAATGAAGCAATGGCTTCTAGAGAACGGAATAATTCGTCCAGATACCCCCATTGTGGCCACTCATTTCTCCCATAATGGAGGCTTCACCCATGCCCAGCTTGAGGCGGCTTTAGGGAAGGCGCAGATCGTAGCGGCCTACGATGGGTACGTGCTCAGCGTAGGCCAGTGA
- a CDS encoding methyl-accepting chemotaxis protein yields MRMRWFFDLRTSYKMAIGFGVCILSMIGLGALGLSRLNALVQMNHRFYQDEMLLNDGVKVRGNMLRFQRDEKNLILAHNSSDISRYSQEMQGHATAFQEALAQWKKEATRDADRTAIQKIESDWGAFLPIDQQVRALARQNRDQQAQKLSEGSGRYFLQDIENTLDDYIHNAQQRGKQMHETALALSAASRWQFIGFMIAAALLSLVLAWLTTSSITKPLAQVSDKMRWLQEHGISELEDAIHCMAEGNLTARMEVDMDALDIHRKDEIGLMAATFNEMLSKTKSMIQAYEVARQGLVELIGKVTESAAAVAAMSRQLNVSAEQTAQAANEIAGSVQEVAQAASQSATTSQEIARASDQQARAATEAAAAVETLQTAIAHIRQTLAEQQQAAAIANKGMQEASQIVSQVSRSIEEIAERAQKSAQDAHGGSKAVKETIDGMGRIRQQVEEAVEKVKHLGRMGQEIGTIIQTINEIAEQTNLLALNAAIEAARAGEHGRGFAVVADEVRKLAERSSQATGQISTLISEVQQGVQQTVTAMDASSREVALGTTQSEQAGTALIQILSSVEQVTTNIESIAALAEQMSESVLEVQKTVEQVAANAAEDMRLVENMGQSADKVSEAVASVAAICEETAAGAEEMSAAAEEVAASTQNVSASVEEQAAGMQEVNATATELGNMAHELEDLTSRFKLEEDSAEASKTRKASSEAKPLKTLRKAA; encoded by the coding sequence ATGAGAATGCGCTGGTTTTTTGATTTACGAACATCCTATAAAATGGCCATTGGCTTTGGGGTGTGTATCCTCTCGATGATAGGCCTGGGCGCTCTGGGCCTATCACGCCTTAACGCGCTGGTACAGATGAACCATCGTTTCTACCAGGATGAAATGCTACTAAATGATGGCGTGAAAGTGCGCGGAAACATGCTACGTTTTCAGCGTGATGAGAAGAATCTGATATTGGCACACAACTCCTCCGATATCTCGCGCTATTCACAGGAGATGCAGGGACACGCAACGGCGTTTCAAGAGGCGCTCGCTCAATGGAAAAAGGAGGCAACTCGCGACGCCGATCGCACCGCGATCCAAAAAATAGAGAGCGATTGGGGAGCTTTCCTTCCCATTGATCAGCAGGTTCGTGCGCTTGCGCGTCAGAATCGGGACCAACAAGCCCAGAAACTCTCGGAAGGAAGTGGGAGATACTTCCTCCAAGATATCGAAAACACGCTGGATGACTACATTCATAATGCCCAGCAGCGCGGCAAACAGATGCATGAGACCGCTTTAGCGCTCTCGGCTGCCTCTCGCTGGCAGTTTATCGGGTTTATGATCGCTGCAGCCCTCTTGAGTTTGGTCCTAGCATGGCTCACGACCTCCTCGATCACGAAGCCGTTAGCACAGGTTTCCGATAAGATGCGATGGCTTCAGGAACATGGTATCTCAGAGTTAGAGGATGCTATTCATTGTATGGCGGAAGGCAATTTGACGGCCAGGATGGAAGTAGATATGGATGCTTTGGACATTCATCGAAAAGATGAAATTGGACTCATGGCCGCTACTTTCAACGAGATGCTGTCGAAGACGAAGAGTATGATACAAGCGTACGAAGTGGCTCGGCAAGGACTGGTTGAGCTGATCGGAAAGGTTACCGAGAGCGCTGCGGCTGTTGCGGCGATGAGCCGTCAGCTGAACGTCTCTGCGGAGCAGACGGCGCAGGCGGCCAACGAGATCGCGGGTTCCGTTCAGGAGGTAGCGCAGGCGGCAAGCCAATCGGCCACAACAAGTCAAGAGATCGCTCGCGCCAGCGACCAACAGGCTCGTGCGGCCACCGAAGCGGCGGCCGCTGTGGAGACATTGCAAACGGCCATCGCCCATATTCGTCAGACGCTTGCCGAGCAACAGCAAGCCGCAGCTATCGCCAATAAGGGGATGCAGGAGGCCAGCCAGATCGTCTCTCAGGTGAGCCGTTCGATCGAGGAGATCGCGGAGCGTGCCCAGAAGTCGGCGCAAGATGCTCATGGCGGCTCCAAAGCGGTGAAGGAGACGATAGACGGCATGGGGCGCATTCGGCAGCAGGTGGAGGAGGCTGTCGAGAAGGTTAAACATCTTGGTAGAATGGGACAGGAGATAGGCACGATCATTCAGACCATCAATGAGATCGCCGAACAGACCAATCTGCTTGCCCTCAACGCTGCCATCGAGGCGGCACGTGCTGGAGAGCATGGACGTGGCTTTGCGGTGGTGGCCGATGAAGTCCGTAAGCTGGCGGAGCGCTCCTCTCAAGCGACAGGTCAAATTAGCACGCTCATCAGCGAGGTACAGCAAGGCGTGCAGCAGACCGTGACGGCCATGGACGCTAGCAGTCGTGAGGTGGCTTTAGGCACAACACAAAGCGAACAGGCCGGCACCGCGCTCATACAGATCCTCTCTTCGGTAGAGCAGGTTACCACCAACATCGAGAGCATCGCCGCACTTGCCGAACAGATGTCAGAGAGCGTCCTAGAAGTTCAAAAGACGGTGGAGCAGGTTGCGGCAAACGCAGCCGAGGATATGCGGTTGGTAGAGAACATGGGTCAGTCGGCCGACAAGGTTTCTGAAGCGGTAGCCAGCGTTGCTGCGATCTGCGAGGAGACGGCGGCAGGGGCGGAGGAGATGAGCGCTGCTGCTGAGGAGGTGGCGGCTTCGACGCAAAACGTTTCTGCCTCGGTGGAGGAGCAAGCGGCCGGTATGCAAGAGGTGAACGCAACGGCCACGGAGCTAGGAAATATGGCTCACGAATTGGAGGATCTTACCAGCCGGTTTAAGTTGGAAGAGGATTCGGCAGAGGCCTCGAAAACGAGAAAAGCTTCTAGTGAGGCGAAGCCGTTAAAGACGTTACGCAAAGCGGCGTGA
- a CDS encoding efflux RND transporter periplasmic adaptor subunit: MKKLAIGCSFLLLCAAVMGMWVAHILAKPAQKSDETEKVTRGDVVVKVIEDGTIEPLSKVDVKSKVAGRILRLYVHEGQTVHQGQILATIDPIDVINQVKALEAQLDAAEARLASARKAALLQDQQTSATIAQYQQNLAQAKARLDEAELQATAQPQLNIQAIQNAKAALEAAKANLKAQQQALELMVKTTHPNAVASARSAYQQALAQEQNAALNLQRQKQLLQKGFVSQSAVDAADETYLVAKAQEQEAKEKLDRIEEANAIEEQSARSQVAAAQAQVAQAEAALRQAQLNPQPIASQDELASAKAAYQQALAQLAQARSNLIQNKMRRDDVLAAAADAQQIRNQLNAALVQLHDTTIYSPMTGVITKRYVEPGDLITSAISSFTSGSPIYQVADLGTMLVKIEVNEVDINKIRVGMPTQVTTSASPGVVFWGRVSKVAPAASSYTAAAASNGTATPQNTVIRFPVEIRIDHADPRLRPGMSAHCTIIVAARHNVLRVPVDCLYGTGSHPQVKVVLVPASADHPKPVTQMRTIQIGIQDDNYAEVLSGLKEGEVLMPAPYTGPPRQKFDIHEE, translated from the coding sequence ATGAAAAAACTCGCTATCGGTTGCTCGTTCCTTCTGCTCTGCGCCGCGGTTATGGGCATGTGGGTCGCCCATATCCTCGCCAAACCCGCTCAAAAATCCGACGAAACGGAAAAGGTGACGCGCGGCGATGTGGTTGTCAAAGTGATAGAAGATGGCACCATCGAGCCGCTGAGCAAAGTAGACGTCAAGTCGAAAGTGGCCGGTCGTATTCTTCGACTCTACGTCCATGAAGGGCAGACCGTACATCAGGGTCAGATTCTTGCCACCATAGACCCCATAGACGTGATCAACCAGGTAAAAGCGTTGGAGGCGCAGCTCGACGCGGCGGAGGCCCGCCTGGCGTCGGCACGTAAAGCCGCGTTGCTTCAAGACCAACAGACGAGCGCCACCATCGCACAGTACCAACAGAACCTTGCCCAAGCCAAAGCGCGCCTCGATGAGGCCGAGCTGCAGGCCACCGCCCAGCCCCAGCTGAACATACAGGCTATTCAAAACGCGAAAGCCGCATTGGAAGCCGCAAAAGCCAACCTAAAAGCGCAGCAGCAAGCCCTAGAGCTGATGGTCAAAACAACCCACCCCAACGCGGTTGCCTCCGCACGCTCGGCCTATCAGCAAGCGCTCGCGCAGGAGCAGAACGCGGCTTTAAACCTGCAACGGCAAAAACAGCTGCTCCAAAAAGGCTTTGTATCGCAGTCCGCTGTGGATGCGGCGGACGAGACCTACCTCGTCGCCAAAGCGCAAGAGCAGGAGGCGAAGGAGAAACTCGACCGCATTGAGGAGGCCAATGCCATCGAGGAACAGAGCGCACGAAGCCAAGTGGCCGCCGCCCAAGCTCAAGTCGCCCAAGCAGAAGCTGCTTTGCGCCAGGCCCAACTGAACCCGCAGCCCATCGCCTCGCAAGACGAACTGGCGAGCGCCAAAGCGGCCTATCAGCAGGCTCTTGCCCAACTAGCACAAGCGCGTAGCAACCTCATCCAAAATAAAATGCGCCGTGACGACGTGCTCGCAGCCGCCGCCGATGCCCAACAGATTCGCAACCAGCTGAACGCGGCCCTCGTGCAGCTCCACGACACCACGATCTACTCTCCCATGACCGGCGTGATCACCAAGCGCTATGTCGAGCCCGGCGACCTCATCACCTCCGCTATCAGCTCCTTCACCTCTGGCTCTCCCATCTATCAGGTGGCCGACCTCGGCACCATGTTGGTAAAGATCGAGGTGAATGAGGTAGATATCAACAAGATTCGCGTGGGCATGCCAACTCAAGTCACCACAAGCGCCTCTCCCGGCGTGGTGTTTTGGGGGCGCGTCAGCAAAGTCGCCCCCGCCGCCTCCTCCTACACCGCGGCGGCCGCCTCCAACGGAACCGCAACACCTCAAAATACCGTGATCCGGTTCCCCGTGGAGATACGCATTGACCATGCCGACCCGCGCCTTCGCCCCGGCATGAGTGCCCACTGCACCATCATCGTGGCCGCACGGCATAACGTGCTGAGGGTACCGGTAGACTGCCTCTACGGAACCGGCTCGCATCCCCAGGTAAAGGTGGTGCTCGTACCCGCCTCGGCCGATCATCCAAAACCGGTAACCCAGATGCGCACCATCCAGATCGGCATTCAAGACGATAACTACGCCGAGGTGCTCTCCGGCCTAAAGGAGGGTGAGGTGCTTATGCCTGCTCCCTATACCGGCCCGCCACGTCAGAAATTCGACATACATGAGGAGTAA
- a CDS encoding ABC transporter permease gives MTFWHCLITALNNLRMNKLRSGLTMLGIIIGVSAVIMMVAILQGMSRRVAAEFEKMGSNLIMVIYEPDNKTHNRAVRHIDGFKMRDVEDILQRCNLITRVSPQLPLPNSTAVHNGKHLDVQIYGVMPDYSALLDVPLASGRFITELDLQQWAKVCVIGSKVATELFGKQNPIGAEIDLNNIPFTVVGVAKPKGRSFMGDQDTLVYAPLSTVQQRMVGTDLVGIIYAQPVSLQKMEPAKDQIWRCLMRRYADVPGIKVDSLDSVLQSITTVFAAFTLVLGSIAALALLVGGIGIMNIMLVSVTERTREIGLRKAVGAKQKDILIQFLIESATLSGIGGLTGVGIGSALSYAIGYISTFIKALNNNGHKGLAIYVPLWAVVGAFVFSAGVGVFFGLYPAIRASKLDPIQALRYE, from the coding sequence ATGACCTTTTGGCACTGCCTTATCACCGCCCTTAACAACCTGCGCATGAATAAACTGCGCTCAGGGCTTACCATGCTAGGCATCATCATCGGCGTCAGCGCCGTGATCATGATGGTGGCCATCCTCCAAGGCATGTCGCGCCGCGTTGCCGCCGAGTTTGAGAAGATGGGCTCCAACTTAATCATGGTGATCTACGAGCCCGATAACAAAACGCATAATCGAGCCGTCCGCCATATTGATGGCTTCAAAATGCGCGATGTGGAGGACATCCTTCAACGCTGTAACCTCATCACACGCGTATCGCCCCAACTGCCTCTGCCCAACAGCACCGCGGTGCACAACGGAAAGCATCTCGACGTGCAGATCTATGGGGTTATGCCAGACTATTCCGCCCTTCTCGACGTTCCCCTCGCCTCGGGTCGCTTCATTACCGAGCTTGATCTGCAACAGTGGGCCAAAGTCTGTGTCATCGGTTCGAAGGTGGCCACAGAGCTTTTCGGCAAACAAAACCCTATCGGAGCCGAAATAGACCTCAACAACATCCCATTTACCGTGGTGGGAGTGGCGAAACCCAAGGGTCGCTCCTTTATGGGCGATCAGGACACCCTCGTCTATGCGCCCCTTTCAACCGTACAGCAGCGCATGGTAGGCACCGATCTCGTTGGGATTATCTACGCCCAACCGGTAAGCCTCCAGAAGATGGAGCCGGCGAAAGACCAGATTTGGCGCTGCCTTATGCGCCGCTATGCCGACGTCCCTGGCATTAAGGTGGATAGCTTAGACTCGGTTCTGCAGAGCATTACCACCGTCTTTGCCGCCTTCACCCTCGTGCTCGGCTCTATCGCAGCCCTTGCACTGCTTGTAGGGGGCATCGGCATCATGAACATCATGCTCGTTTCGGTGACAGAAAGAACACGTGAGATCGGCCTCCGCAAGGCGGTCGGAGCGAAACAAAAGGATATCCTCATTCAATTTCTCATCGAATCGGCCACCCTATCGGGCATCGGAGGGCTTACCGGCGTCGGCATCGGCTCGGCGCTCTCCTATGCGATCGGCTACATCTCCACCTTCATCAAGGCGCTGAACAACAACGGCCACAAGGGCTTGGCGATCTACGTACCGCTCTGGGCGGTAGTCGGCGCCTTTGTCTTCTCCGCGGGAGTGGGGGTGTTTTTCGGTCTCTATCCCGCCATACGCGCCTCAAAGCTCGATCCCATCCAAGCGCTGCGCTACGAGTAG
- the gap gene encoding type I glyceraldehyde-3-phosphate dehydrogenase — MPVRVGINGFGRIGRITLRTILERHPDTIEVVAVNDLTDTATNAHLFKYDTNYGVFKGHVEAKEDAFIVNGKKIRVFAERNPADIRWDEVGAEIVIESTGLFTDATKAVAHREHGVKKVVISAPAKNEDLTIVLGVNETMYDPARHHVISNASCTTNGLAPVAKFLYDRFGIEKGLLTTVHSYTNSQRLQDTAAKDLRDARAAAENIVPSETGAARAVGLVIPELKGRFHGMAFRVPTATVSIVDFTALLGRDVTKEEVNAVAKEYAEGPMKGILQYTEEPLVSSDLKGNPHSSIYSALDTIVVGGNMVKVLAWYDNEWGYSCRVGDLVHYLAQRGL, encoded by the coding sequence ATGCCAGTACGCGTAGGCATCAACGGTTTCGGCCGCATCGGGCGCATCACACTCCGTACCATTCTCGAACGCCATCCCGACACCATTGAGGTCGTTGCTGTAAACGACCTCACCGACACCGCAACGAACGCGCACCTGTTTAAGTACGACACCAACTATGGGGTTTTTAAAGGTCACGTGGAAGCAAAAGAGGATGCTTTCATCGTGAACGGTAAAAAGATTCGCGTGTTTGCCGAACGCAACCCCGCCGATATCCGTTGGGATGAGGTCGGCGCGGAGATCGTCATCGAATCCACTGGGCTGTTTACCGATGCGACCAAGGCGGTAGCCCATCGGGAACATGGGGTCAAAAAGGTGGTGATCTCCGCGCCCGCTAAAAATGAAGACCTAACGATTGTCTTAGGCGTCAACGAAACGATGTACGACCCGGCACGCCATCACGTCATCTCCAACGCCTCTTGTACCACCAACGGCCTCGCCCCTGTGGCGAAGTTTCTCTACGATCGCTTCGGCATCGAGAAAGGATTATTGACCACCGTTCACTCCTACACCAACTCACAGCGCTTGCAAGACACCGCGGCGAAAGACCTGCGAGACGCTCGGGCCGCGGCAGAAAACATTGTGCCCTCTGAAACCGGCGCGGCGCGCGCGGTGGGCCTGGTCATTCCGGAGCTGAAAGGCCGCTTCCATGGCATGGCCTTCCGTGTGCCCACGGCAACCGTCTCCATCGTGGACTTCACCGCCCTTCTCGGGCGGGATGTGACCAAAGAGGAGGTCAACGCCGTCGCCAAAGAGTATGCCGAAGGCCCCATGAAAGGCATCTTGCAGTACACCGAAGAGCCGCTCGTCTCCTCCGACCTCAAAGGCAATCCGCACTCCTCCATCTACTCCGCCTTAGACACCATTGTGGTGGGCGGCAACATGGTGAAGGTGCTCGCCTGGTACGATAACGAGTGGGGATACTCCTGTCGCGTCGGCGACCTCGTTCACTACCTAGCACAGCGAGGGCTTTAA